The following are encoded together in the Lathyrus oleraceus cultivar Zhongwan6 chromosome 3, CAAS_Psat_ZW6_1.0, whole genome shotgun sequence genome:
- the LOC127127330 gene encoding uncharacterized protein LOC127127330 isoform X2 codes for MPITPCDRQTPLPSPIPTGRGSRSAANDIFSQFLEKKLHLPELILPELHQPPSPAEIDLWSLPLASAPLLLRSAKEFGAFRIRSHGISSYDLETIAMEAELVFKDYKKVYVERNGRCGGMIPFVRSSNGELEFTAHNQTHRKFWVHMGYVASRLDTIVEQVILALKQDASQDFKERIQETESVVCLCRYPHDSAPKRNERVSDKTKGVLCEHALRFYLPMEHCIFYVQTERGPLSFDAGPEHIVVIVGKQLEEWSNGVFKCVPGEMIFMPSFHSSNASFSVELTCLASSNLNQILYNFDKIISLNDQILIVLCLVFLYKFLYFIFS; via the exons ATGCCAATCACGCCGTGCGACAGGCAGACTCCTCTTCCGTCTCCGATTCCAACCGGAAGAGGATCGCGCTCCGCCGCTAACGACATCTTCAGCCAGTTCCTGGAGAAGAAGCTCCACTTACCGGAACTTATACTACCGGAACTTCATCAACCGCCGTCACCGGCTGAAATTGACCTCTGGTCTCTCCCACTTGCCTCCGCTCCTCTGCTTCTACGCTCCGCTAAGGAGTTCGGCGCGTTCCGGATACGGAGCCATGGAATCTCTAGCTACGATCTCGAAACTATAGCGATGGAAGCCGAACTCGTTTTCAAAGACTATAAAAAGGTCTACGTTGAGCGTAATGGACGCTGCGGAGGGATGATTCCTTTTGTTCGATCCAGCAATGGAGAACTGGAATTCACAGCTCACAACCAAACGCATCGGAAATTTTG GGTTCATATGGGGTACGTAGCAAGTAGATTGGATACTATAGTGGAGCAAGTGATTCTGGCTCTAAAACAGGACGCATCACAAGATTTTAAGGAGCGGATTCAAGAGACAGAGTCTGTAGTTTGTCTTTGCAGGTATCCCCATGACAGTGCCCCCAAACGAAACGAACGTGTCTCGGATAAGACAAAGGGCGTGTTATGTGAACATGCTTTGCGCTTCTACCTTCCCATGGAGCATTGCATATTTTACGTCCAAACTGAAAGAGGTCCTCTGTCTTTTGATGCAGGTCCAGAGCATATAGTTGTCATTGTTGGCAAGCAACTAGAG GAGTGGAGCAACGGTGTATTCAAATGTGTTCCTGGGGAAATGATTTTCATGCCGAGTTTCCATAGTAGCAATGCCTCTTTCTCTGTAGAGCTTACATGCTTGGCCTCTTCGAATCTAAATCAAATATTATACAATTTTGACAAGATAATATCCTTAAACGATCAAATCCTTATTGTATTATGTCTCGTGTTTTTATACAAATTTCTATACTTCATCTTTTCCTGA
- the LOC127127330 gene encoding uncharacterized protein LOC127127330 isoform X3: MPITPCDRQTPLPSPIPTGRGSRSAANDIFSQFLEKKLHLPELILPELHQPPSPAEIDLWSLPLASAPLLLRSAKEFGAFRIRSHGISSYDLETIAMEAELVFKDYKKVYVERNGRCGGMIPFVRSSNGELEFTAHNQTHRKFCRVHMGYVASRLDTIVEQVILALKQDASQDFKERIQETESVVCLCRSRAYSCHCWQATRGVEQRCIQMCSWGNDFHAEFP; encoded by the exons ATGCCAATCACGCCGTGCGACAGGCAGACTCCTCTTCCGTCTCCGATTCCAACCGGAAGAGGATCGCGCTCCGCCGCTAACGACATCTTCAGCCAGTTCCTGGAGAAGAAGCTCCACTTACCGGAACTTATACTACCGGAACTTCATCAACCGCCGTCACCGGCTGAAATTGACCTCTGGTCTCTCCCACTTGCCTCCGCTCCTCTGCTTCTACGCTCCGCTAAGGAGTTCGGCGCGTTCCGGATACGGAGCCATGGAATCTCTAGCTACGATCTCGAAACTATAGCGATGGAAGCCGAACTCGTTTTCAAAGACTATAAAAAGGTCTACGTTGAGCGTAATGGACGCTGCGGAGGGATGATTCCTTTTGTTCGATCCAGCAATGGAGAACTGGAATTCACAGCTCACAACCAAACGCATCGGAAATTTTG CAGGGTTCATATGGGGTACGTAGCAAGTAGATTGGATACTATAGTGGAGCAAGTGATTCTGGCTCTAAAACAGGACGCATCACAAGATTTTAAGGAGCGGATTCAAGAGACAGAGTCTGTAGTTTGTCTTTGCAG GTCCAGAGCATATAGTTGTCATTGTTGGCAAGCAACTAGAG GAGTGGAGCAACGGTGTATTCAAATGTGTTCCTGGGGAAATGATTTTCATGCCGAGTTTCCATAG
- the LOC127127330 gene encoding uncharacterized protein LOC127127330 isoform X1, which translates to MPITPCDRQTPLPSPIPTGRGSRSAANDIFSQFLEKKLHLPELILPELHQPPSPAEIDLWSLPLASAPLLLRSAKEFGAFRIRSHGISSYDLETIAMEAELVFKDYKKVYVERNGRCGGMIPFVRSSNGELEFTAHNQTHRKFCRVHMGYVASRLDTIVEQVILALKQDASQDFKERIQETESVVCLCRYPHDSAPKRNERVSDKTKGVLCEHALRFYLPMEHCIFYVQTERGPLSFDAGPEHIVVIVGKQLEEWSNGVFKCVPGEMIFMPSFHSSNASFSVELTCLASSNLNQILYNFDKIISLNDQILIVLCLVFLYKFLYFIFS; encoded by the exons ATGCCAATCACGCCGTGCGACAGGCAGACTCCTCTTCCGTCTCCGATTCCAACCGGAAGAGGATCGCGCTCCGCCGCTAACGACATCTTCAGCCAGTTCCTGGAGAAGAAGCTCCACTTACCGGAACTTATACTACCGGAACTTCATCAACCGCCGTCACCGGCTGAAATTGACCTCTGGTCTCTCCCACTTGCCTCCGCTCCTCTGCTTCTACGCTCCGCTAAGGAGTTCGGCGCGTTCCGGATACGGAGCCATGGAATCTCTAGCTACGATCTCGAAACTATAGCGATGGAAGCCGAACTCGTTTTCAAAGACTATAAAAAGGTCTACGTTGAGCGTAATGGACGCTGCGGAGGGATGATTCCTTTTGTTCGATCCAGCAATGGAGAACTGGAATTCACAGCTCACAACCAAACGCATCGGAAATTTTG CAGGGTTCATATGGGGTACGTAGCAAGTAGATTGGATACTATAGTGGAGCAAGTGATTCTGGCTCTAAAACAGGACGCATCACAAGATTTTAAGGAGCGGATTCAAGAGACAGAGTCTGTAGTTTGTCTTTGCAGGTATCCCCATGACAGTGCCCCCAAACGAAACGAACGTGTCTCGGATAAGACAAAGGGCGTGTTATGTGAACATGCTTTGCGCTTCTACCTTCCCATGGAGCATTGCATATTTTACGTCCAAACTGAAAGAGGTCCTCTGTCTTTTGATGCAGGTCCAGAGCATATAGTTGTCATTGTTGGCAAGCAACTAGAG GAGTGGAGCAACGGTGTATTCAAATGTGTTCCTGGGGAAATGATTTTCATGCCGAGTTTCCATAGTAGCAATGCCTCTTTCTCTGTAGAGCTTACATGCTTGGCCTCTTCGAATCTAAATCAAATATTATACAATTTTGACAAGATAATATCCTTAAACGATCAAATCCTTATTGTATTATGTCTCGTGTTTTTATACAAATTTCTATACTTCATCTTTTCCTGA